A window from Vulpes vulpes isolate BD-2025 chromosome 9, VulVul3, whole genome shotgun sequence encodes these proteins:
- the F2RL3 gene encoding proteinase-activated receptor 4 has protein sequence MWALVLLWPLVMGFNLEDDSQSPLTYDEMGSTGGDGTVGPLSGPQEGTPHSPHLRSFPGQPWANNSEILEIPESSRALLLGWVATRLVPAVYGLALLVGLPANGLALWVLATRVPRLPSTTLLMNLAAADLLLALTLPLRIAYHLQDRHWPFGEAACRATTAALYGHMYGSVLLLAAISLDRYLGVVHPLRALTLRGWRLAAGLCALAWLAAAALALPLALQQQTFQLARPPRVLCHDALPAGAQASYWRPAFLCLAVLGCFLPLLVVLLSYAAALCALAAGGPRYGHALGLTALVLASALAFFVPSNTLLLLHYSDPGPDAWGDLYAAYVPSLALSTLNSCVDPFIYYYVSAEFRDKVRERLLCWAPGASAASRDGGTQGTGTRSTSLV, from the exons ATGTGGGCCCTGGTGCTGCTCTGGCCTCTGGTTATGGGGTTCAACCTGGAAGACGACAGCCAGAGCCCCCTCACCTACGACGAGATGGGGAGCACAGGGGGAG ATGGCACAGTGGGGCCCCTGAGCGGGCCCCAGGAGGGGACCCCTCACTCGCCCCACCTGCGCAGCTTCCCCGGCCAACCCTGGGCTAACAACAgcgagatcctggagatcccAGAAAGCTCCCGCGCCCTGCTGCTGGGCTGGGTGGCCACGCGGCTGGTGCCCGCCGTGTACGGGCTGGCCCTGCTGGTGGGGCTGCCGGCCAACGGCCTGGCGCTCTGGGTGCTGGCCACGCGGGTGCCGCGGCTGCCCTCCACCACGCTGCTCATGAACCTGGCGGCCGCCGACCTGCTGCTGGCCTTGACGCTGCCGCTGCGCATCGCCTACCACCTGCAGGACCGCCACTGGCCCTTCGGCGAGGCGGCCTGCCGCGCCACCACGGCCGCGCTCTACGGGCACATGTACGGCTCGGTGCTGCTGCTGGCGGCCATCAGCCTGGACCGCTACCTCGGCGTGGTGCACCCGCTCCGAGCCCTCACGCTGCGCGGCTGGCGCCTGGCGGCCGGGCTCTGCGCGCTGGCCTggctggcggcggcggccctGGCGCTGCCCCTGGCGCTGCAGCAGCAGACCTTCCAGCTGGCGCGGCCGCCCCGCGTGCTGTGCCACGACGCGCTGCCCGCGGGCGCCCAGGCCTCCTACTGGCGGCCCGCCTTCCTGTGCCTGGCCGTGCTCGGCTGCTTCCTGCCGCTGCTCGTCGTGCTGCTGAGCTACGCGGCCGCGCTGTGCGCGCTGGCGGCCGGCGGCCCGCGCTACGGCCACGCGCTGGGGCTCACGGCGCTGGTGCTCGCCTCGGCCCTGGCCTTCTTCGTGCCCAGCAAcacgctgctgctgctgcactaCTCGGACCCGGGCCCGGACGCCTGGGGGGACCTGTACGCGGCCTACGTGCCCAGCCTGGCGCTCAGCACCCTCAACAGCTGCGTGGATCCCTTCATCTACTACTACGTGTCCGCGGAGTTCAGGGACAAGGTGCGGGAGAGGCTGCTCTGCTGGGCCCCGGGCGCCTCGGCAGCCTCCAGGGACGGGGGCACCCAGGGCACCGGCACCCGCTCCACCTCGCTGGTGTGA